One stretch of Ipomoea triloba cultivar NCNSP0323 chromosome 8, ASM357664v1 DNA includes these proteins:
- the LOC116026842 gene encoding sulfiredoxin, chloroplastic/mitochondrial — translation MATPNINIWRYLLCIWWLWRRKGKMTNFLLKVPSNLRTFSVSAASCNGPSPGVPQSQPGGPVILELPIDKIRRPLMRTRANDPHKVHELMDSIRQIGLQVPIDVLEVDGVYYGFSGCHRYEAHQRLGLPTIRCKVRRGTQETLRHHLR, via the exons ATGGCAActccaaatataaatatatggaGATACTTATTATGTATCTGGTGGTTGTggagaagaaaagggaaaatgacaaaTTTTCTACTCAAAGTCCCAAGTAACCTTCGCACCTTCTCTGTTTCTGCTGCGTCCTGCAATG GGCCTAGTCCTGGCGTGCCTCAATCTCAACCAGGGGGACCGGTGATTCTTGAACTTCCCATTGATAAAATCCGAAGGCCCCTCATGCGTACCAGAGCTAATGATCCACACAAGGTCCATGAATTGATGGATAGCATCCGCCAGATTGGCTTGCAAGTACCT ATTGATGTGCTGGAGGTTGATGGGGTTTACTATG GCTTTTCTGGTTGTCACCGCTATGAGGCTCACCAGCGTTTGGGGCTTCCAACTATCCGTTGCAAAGTACGCCGTGGAACACAAGAGACCTTGag GCATCATCTGCGATAG